A window of Cottoperca gobio chromosome 16, fCotGob3.1, whole genome shotgun sequence contains these coding sequences:
- the gprc6a gene encoding G-protein coupled receptor family C group 6 member A — protein MARVAPIIYLHITLVILEMRHATEMDSSMLGATAQGTAIIGGIFSIHEDVEKDNNSFAPHLQPCVRFQESGLVNVLAMINAIETINKSPLLADVNVTLGYHILDSCSDVSRALRATAGFIEHTDCHTGNNSCDHPVLAVVGATHSEISIAIARQLTLKKIPQISYSSTAVILSDKSRFPAFMRTIPNDRYQTAAMASLLSTYGWNWVGIVITDGDYGQSALAQFVSQASQMGICVAFKSILPRSANSQDVRSAIIRTATTIYKNPKVQVIVSFSKATHMMLLYQELRDQMLTAGQNKKSMRRVWVASDSWSSSSSVKGNITLEDIGHIVGFTFKKGDLSSFNQYLSRLEAAGHNYIGNNIFMQEFYTQLNASKGYGDTELVSKAVNTIREHNHADTILSVEMAVSAIAQAVVSICRSRDCKTPGTMQPWEVLRALWMQPFKLGEKSYKFDSNGDINLGYDVTMWRSDGGNIHVNDVVAEYNPHNNNLTITNHSTTQKLQELKHIISKCSNSCVPGEFKKIAEGQHTCCYECINCTANYYTNNTDMDQCLSCDKNTEYSHEGSSSCTPKDLLFFSWQDSFAVVLLTFSALGILLALLVSALFLHQRDTPVVKAAGGPLSQVILFSLVISNISAMLFVGQPNSLQCKARQVLFGISFTLCVSCILVKTLKILLAFHFNPEMQDVLRRLYQPYVIVSICVALQAATCICWLVLKSPFNYIIWYPTTLLEECDEGSYSAFGVMLGYIAVLALVCFICAFKGRKLPHRYNEAKFITFSMLLYLISWLLFVPVYINTPGVYLPAVEMVVILISNYGILCCHFIPKCYIILLKKEQNTKTAFMKNLYEYSSKTTDSISVSVVTNGTAFKSLYRGSHCLRRSNSI, from the exons GTTTCAAGAAAGTGGCCTGGTGAATGTGCTGGCTATGATCAACGCTATAGAAACCATAAATAAATCCCCACTGCTGGCTGATGTTAACGTCACTCTGGGCTACCACATCCTGGACTCCTGCTCCGATGTTAGCAGAGCTCTGAGAGCCACAGCAGGCTTCATCGAGCACACCGACTGCCACACCGGGAACAACAGTTGTGACCACCCAGTCTTGGCTGTGGTAGGGGCCACTCACTCTGAAATATCTATCGCCATCGCCAGGCAACTGACCCTCAAGAAGATCCCTCAA aTCAGTTATTCATCAACCGCTGTCATTCTGAGTGATAAGAGCCGTTTCCCTGCCTTCATGAGGACCATTCCTAATGACAGATATCAGACTGCTGCCATGGCCAGTCTGCTCAGCACCTACGGCTGGAACTGGGTTGGAATAGTTATCACCGATGGAGATTACGGCCAATCGGCTCTTGCCCAATTTGTGTCCCAGGCTTCTCAAATGGGGATCTGTGTGGCCTTCAAATCAATCCTACCTCGCTCAGCAAACAGTCAGGATGTCAGGTCTGCAATCATAAGGACTGCCACAACCATCTATAAGAATCCTAAAGTACAGGTGATCGTGTCATTTTCCAAAGCGACTCACATGATGCTCCTTTACCAGGAGCTTAGGGATCAGATGCTGACAGCAGGACAGAACAAGAAGTCAATGAGAAGAGTCTGGGTGGCCAGTGACAGCTGGTCTTCCTCCAGTTCTGTGAAAGGAAACATAACTCTGGAGGACATTGGACACATTGTGGGCTTCACCTTCAAAAAGGGAGACCTGTCGTCATTTAATCAGTACCTGAGCAGACTGGAGGCAGCTGGACATAACTACATAGGGAATAACATCTTTATGCAGGAGTTCTACACGCAGCTAAATGCTAGTAAAGGTTATGGAGACACTGAGCTGGTGTCTAAAGCTGTGAACaccattagagaacacaatcaTGCCGACACTATCCTCAGTGTTGAGATGGCTGTGAGCGCCATCGCTCAGGCTGTGGTGTCTATCTGCAGGAGCAGAGACTGCAAAACCCCAGGCACAATGCAACCCTGGGAG GTGCTTAGAGCTCTGTGGATGCAGCCGTTCAAACTTGGAGAAAAGAGCTATAAGTTTGACAGCAATGGAGACATAAACCTGGGCTATGATGTGACAATGTGGAGGTCAGATGGAGGGAACATCCATGTCAATGATGTTGTAGCTGAGTATAACCCACATAACAACAACCTCACCATCACCAACCACAGCACCACCCAAAAGCTTCAGGAGCTGAAG CACATCATCTCAAAATGCTCCAATAGCTGCGTCCCTGGAGAGTTCAAGAAAATAGCTGAGGGTCAGCACACTTGTTGTTATGAGTGCATCAACTGCACTGCAAACTACTACACTAATAACACAG ATATGGACCAGTGTCTGAGctgtgacaaaaacacagaatattCTCATGAGGGCAGCTCCAGCTGCACCCCCAAAGAcctgctcttcttctcctgGCAGGACAGCTTTGCGGTGGTGCTCCTGACCTTCTCTGCCCTGGGAATCCTCCTGGCTCTGCTGGTGTCCGCTCTGTTTCTACATCAGCGTGACACTCCTGTTGTGAAGGCTGCTGGAGGGCCACTGAGCCAGGTCATCCTGTTCTCTCTGGTCATCAGTAACATTAGTGCCATGCTGTTTGTAGGTCAGCCCAACAGTTTACAGTGTAAGGCTCGACAGGTGCTGTTTGGCATCAgcttcactctgtgtgtctcctgcaTCCTGGTCAAGACCCTGAAGATTCTGCTTGCCTTCCACTTCAACCCTGAGATGCAGGATGTTCTGCGGAGGCTTTACCAGCCTTACGTCATCGTCAGCATCTGTGTGGCCTTACAAGCAGCTACCTGCATCTGCTGGCTGGTCCTCAAAAGCCCATTTAATTACATCATCTGGTATCCAACAACTCTGCTGGAGGAATGTGATGAGGGCTCATATTCAGCCTTCGGGGTGATGTTGGGCTACATAGCTGTCCTGGCATTAGTGTGTTTCATCTGCGCCTTCAAAGGACGCAAACTGCCCCACCGGTACAACGAGGCAAAGTTCATCACCTTCAGCATGCTGCTCTACCTAATCTCCTGGCTGCTCTTTGTTCCTGTCTACATAAACACTCCAGGAGTCTACCTGCCAGCTGTGGAGATGGTAGTCATTCTCATCTCCAACTACGGCATCCTTTGCTGTCATTTCATCCCAAAGTGCTAtataatacttttaaaaaaggaacaaaacacaaagactgCTTTCATGAAGAATCTGTATGAATATTCCAGCAAAACCACAGATtccatctctgtgtctgtggtgACGAACGGGACTGCCTTTAAAAGTTTGTACAGAGGTTCACACTGCCTCCGAAGAAGCAACAGCATATGA